TCTGACTTAAACAACATCAAGAAAATAATTAATACAACAGCCGCAAAGCCTGCTGGGAATAGCCAGATATCTTGCCAACTGTGAGATGTTGCCGTGGTGTACTCATCAGTTATTTTTCCAGCTACGGCAAAACCAATCAGCATACCTACCCCGTAAGTGGCCAAGGTTATCAGCCCTTGAGCTGCGCTTTTGATGCGGTCACCCGCTTTGGCATCGGTATAAATTTGCCCTGACACAAAGAAAAAGTCGTAGCAAATACCGTGTAAGGCGATACCCACTATCAGCATAAACAGCCCTTCGTCTGCATTACCAAAGGCGAATAAGGCATACCGTATTACCCATGCCGCCATGCCAATTAGTAAGGTAGCTTTAATGCCAAACTTGTTAAGAAAAACAGGTAGAGCCAGCATGAATAACACTTCAGAAACCTGACCTAGCGTCATTTTTCCTGTGGCATTTTCAACACCAATTTCCGTTAAGAACGGATTGGCATTTTGGTAGTAAAACGCAAGAGGAATACAAATAAGTACAGAGGATAAAAAGAAGATAAAGAAGTTCTTATCTTTAAGTAACGCTAGCGCATCTAACCCCAACACATCGCGCAAGCCAGTCTTTTGGCCTGCCGCTTTTGGCGGTGTTGCGGGTAAGGTAAAGCTGAATATACCTAATGCTAACGACGCTATTGCACATAACATAAAGGTGTTTCTAAGCATGCCATCAGCAATTGCTGATGTGGAATCCCAAGAAAACACGTAACTAATAAGTAAGCCCGCAACAATCCAGCCCACGGTGCCCCACACACGAATTTTACCGAACTCTTTTGAAGGGTTTGTCATTTGGCCAAAAGCCACTGAATTCACCAATGCAAGGGTTGGCATATACGCAATCATGTAGCCTAGTACGTACGGGTAAAAGGTGGTGAAATCACCCGCCTGATACATCATGTACATCAGCACCGCGCCACACAAATGCAGCACACCCAAAATACGTTCAGCGTTAAAGAAGCGGTCGGCAATTAGCCCCACGATAAAAGGCGCAATAATCGCGCCCCAACTTTGGGTAGAGAATGCCATTCCCATTTGGCTACCACTGGCCGATAAGGTGCTGGCTAAGTACGTTCCCAAGGTGACAAACCAGCCGCCCCAAATAAAGAACTGTAAAAACATCATGGTGCTAAGACGTAGGGTTATCATGATTCTTATTATCCTGTGTCAGCGGGGCAGCGTTATTCGCTTATGCCCAAAATGCGGTTGTTTTTCGTTTCACTTACCTCGCCACCGGCGAAATCATCGAACGCGTAGCGGGTTGGCTGAATAATATGCTCAGCAATAAAAGGCGCACCTTCAGCGGCACCTTGCGCTGAATCTTTTAAACAGCATTCCCATTCGAGCACAGCCCATCCGCTAAATCCGTATTGAGTCAGTTTGCTGAAAATGCCTTTGAAATCGACTTGTCCATCGCCAAGAGAACGAAAACGCCCTGGGCGGTCTTTCCAATCTTGGTAACCACCGTAAACACCACTTCTGCCATTTGGGTTGAACTCGGCATCTTTCACATGAAACATTTTTATACGGCTGTGGTATCTGTCGATAAAGTCGAGATAATCAAGCTGCTGTAGCACAAAGTGACTGGGGTCGAACAAAATATTGGCACGAGGATGGTTATCTACTGCGGCCAAAAACATCTCGAAGGTAGCGCCATCATGCAAATCTTCACCGGGGTGAATTTCATAACATACATCTACCCCAGCCTCATCGAAGGCATCTAGAATAGGTAACCAACGCTTGGCTAGCTCGGCAAACCCTTGCTCAACTAACCCAGCAGGACGCTGCGGCCATGGGTACACCAAATGCCACATCAAGGCACCCGAGAAGGTAGCGTGGGCGTTTAGACCTAAGCGTTTACTGGCAATAGCTGCACACTTAAGCTGGTTCACCGCCCATTCAGTACGTGCTTTGGGGTTACCGTGTAGATGTGCTGGCGCGAAGTTATCAAATAGCTCATCGTACGCAGGATGTACCGCTACCAACTGCCCCTGCAAGTGCGTTGATAACTCGGTAATTTCTACGTCTGCTGCTCTACAGGTAGCAGCAATTTGGTCACAGTATTCTTGGCTTTCTGCTGCTTTTTCTAAATCGAAAAGTGCCGGATCGGTAGGCACTTGAATGCCTTTATACCCCAATGAGGCGGCCCACTTGGCCATGTTTTCAAGTGTATCGAAGGGGGCTTCTTTACCCATAAATTGGGCTAAAAAGACGGCAGGGCCTTTAATTGGTTTTGCTTCGTTTGCTTGTTGTTCCATTGCCACATGCTCCACTTATTCTGTACCAACTGGGCTGACGGTTTCCCACTTAGTATCACTTTCACTACTAGCCAACATGGCATCTATAAACGCCATTCCTCGAAGACCGGAATTAATGCCAGGTACACCACTTGCTTTACTGCTTGTTTGATCTGATTCGCTACGAACCGCGTTGGCAAAGTCGTTATATAAATTTGCCATGGCTTCTAGGTAACCTTCGGGGTGCCCACCTGGAATGCGGCAACGATTGACAGCTTCGTCGCATAAACCGGGTTGTCCTAGCCCTGCACGGAATACTTGATATGGCTGGCCTATGGGGCGATACACCACAGAGTTCGGTTCCATTTGATGCCACTCTAATCCGCCTTTATCGCCATATACTTTTATCTTTAAGGCGTTTTCTTCACCTGCGCACACTTGGCTGGCAATCAACACACCAGTAGCACCCTTCTTGGTTTTAATCAGCGCTGCGCCATCGTCATCTAACTGTCTGTCCTCGATGTGCGTGTATAGCTGACCACACAAGGCCGTTATAGCATCATCTAAAACAAACTCAGCAAGCCCAAAAGCGTGTGTGCCAATATCGCCCATACAGCCGCTACCGCCAGCTAAACTTGGGTCGGTACGCCATTTGGCCTGTTTGTTGTGGGTTTCTTCATTTGCCGACAGCCACCCTTGTGGGTACTCAACAAACACTTTACGAATGTTACCTAGCATGCCGCTTTGAACCATGTGGCGCGCTTGCCACACCATGGGATAACCTAAGTAGGTGTGGGCTAAACCGTATAATCTGTCGGTACTATGGAGTAAATCTTGTAAATCTTTTACTTCGCCTAAGCCAACACCAGCAGGCTTTTCGCAGAACACGTGAAAACCCGCTTTTATTGCGGCCACTGAAATAGGCACGTGTAAATGATTCGGTGTAACAATAGACACCACTTGCATGCGTTGCTGCTCTGGAAGCGCAGCCTCTTTTTCTAGCATGTCTTCCCACGAGGCATAGGTACGGCTATGTTCAACACCTAAACTATCTGCCGTGCTTTCATTGTTGCTGGGGTCGCGACTAAAGGCTCCACATACCAAATCGTACTGGCCATCTAACCCGAATGCGTTGCGATGAACCGCACCAATAAATGCGCCTTCACCACCACCAATCATTCCTAATCTTATTTTTTGCATTTTCGCCATGCTGCGTAGCTCCTGTTGTGGTGCAGTGCTTAACCAGTAAACGTTATCAGTATCAAGCTTGCTCATTGCAAACTTGTTGCATTATTGTAACTATATTTAAAATGTAACGGATTACATTTTTATCTGTCAATGTATTTGAGCGTTTTTTGTTAAACTTAAGTTTAAGAAGATAAGCTAAATAGCCCTTAAACGAACGTATTTTGCTTTAGAACATCGAATGAACGGGTTAAGATGCCAAAAGTATTTACAAAAAATATACACGTAGCACTGGATTTTCTAAGAAAGATCCGTATTCTAAATTGAAAATGATATCGGTTACATCAATCTAACCTGTTCGCAAATGCGCGAATAAAAATAAGACACGAGTAAATGGCAAATATTAGAGATGTTGCTGATAGCGCTGGCGTTTCGGTAGCAACAGTGTCTCGGGCACTTCAACAACCCGAACGCGTTTCTCCGAAAACCCGTACCAAAGTAATGACGGCAGTAGACCTTGTGGGCTACAAGCCCAACTTAATGGCGGTAAAGTTTCGTTCGGGAAAAACCCACAACTTGGTTGTGTTGGTTCCTACTGTCGCGAATGTCTTTTTTGCGCGCGTGATTAGCGGCATGCAAGAAACGGCCGCCGAATTGGGCTACTCCATTTTACTGGCAAATACATTAGGTAACCCTGACATTGAAAGCCATTACGCAAAAATGGTTAGCACCTCGCAGGCCGATGGACTTATTCAGTTACGCGCGTTAAACCCATTCGACAACAGCATGATTAACGACAACGGCCTGTTACCCATGGTAAATGCCTGCGAAGTGATTGATGAGGGTAATTACCCTACTGTGTCGCTTGATAACCGTGCCGCGGCAAAAGCCATGACCGAACACCTGTTAGGCTTGGGTCATACTCGTATTGCTATGATAAAAGGCCCTCACTCTAGCCCGCTCACACAAGACCGATTATTAGGCTATAAAGATGCGCTAAACGACGCCAATATTGCCTTCGACGACAGCCTGCTATTTCCTGGCGACTTCACGCTTCAAGCAGGCTATAACGCCGGCGTAACCATTGCTCAGCAAGCAGACAGGCCCACTGCCGTTTTTTGTGAAAACGATGAAACGGCAATAGGTGCTATGCAAGCATTAAAACAAGCTGGCCTGCGTATACCTGAAGATATTTCAGTCGCGGGATTTGATGACATTGCCTTTTCGGCATTTTGCGACCCACCATTAACCACAATTGCCCAGCCAGCCGAAGAGTTCGGCCAAACGGCAGTTAGCTTATTGATAGATGTAATTAACGGCAAAATTCGTAAAGCACCAAAAGTTATTATGCCGTTTGAACTCATTGCTAGGGGCAGTACTGGCCCAGCCCGAATTGTGTAACAGCGCATAATGGCGCGTTAAGGAGAATGCTATGATTACCACTTCCACCTTCACCCGCAGGCAGTTTATTCGAGCCGCAGCAATAGGTGCAGGTTGCGCCGCCATACCCAGCGTACTTGCACATTCACACACGGCTAAGTCTTTAAATGGTATGGCGAGCAACAGTATTGGACTGCAGCTTTATACCCTGCGCGACATTATGAAAGTTAGCGTGCCTGCCACATTAAAATTAGTGGGCGCGGTAGGCTACAACGAGGTTGAGTTTGCGGGTTACTTTGGTCATAGCGCCAAAGAAATTAGCACTATTTTAGAAGGCGAAGGATTAACGGCGCCGTCTGCTCACATTCAGCTAGATGACTTCGATAATAACTTAGAGCAAGTGCTAGAAGATGCTCAAACCGTAGGTCATAAATACCTAGTGGTGCCATGGCTTAGCGAAGCGCAGCGCGGCGAAGGTATTGCGCCCTACAAAGCGCTTGCTGAGAAGCTTAATACCATTGGCGAAGCGTGTAGCAAAGCCAATATTACTCTTGCGTACCACAATCATGACTTCGAGTTTGAAGTACGTGACGATGAAATACCACTGGATGTACTTATTACTGAAACCGACCCGAATTTAGTGTCTATGGAGCTAGATTTATATTGGGCAGTAAAGGCCGGAAAAGACCCAGTAGATTATTTTAAACAGTACCCTGGGCGCTTTAAATTATGGCACGTAAAAGACATGGCAACAGACGGTAGTTTTGCCGATGTGGGCACAGGCGTTATCGACTTTGAAACGATTTTTGCGAATGGAAAACTGGCTGGAATTGAGCATAAATTTGTGGAACGGGATCAAACCGGCGACCGCATTGCCACCATCGAGCAAGGCTATAAAGCGGTGAGTATGCTAAACAGTACTTTGTAGCAAAGTGCTTGTAACAAAGCGCTGTGTCAAAGGGCTCTGTACCAAAGCATTTTGTAGCAAAAAGCTTTAGCAAAACCACATATATCGTTATGATAACGTCACCTTTATGATGTAGGTGTCGTTATCGTGAGTAAAGTAGTATGAACGAACTGTTCAGTGCCCTATCCCGCACGTTAAGCCCTTATTACGCTGAAATGAGTATCATGCTGATGGCCACCATTTTAGTGGTGTATGGTGATATAATTAATAGCCATATAAAGCGTATTTTAGCCCCTTATCATTTCATACTACGGGTTAGTCTTTTTGTAGTGCTATGTGCCTTTGGTTATGGCGCATTAACCCTTTATGGCGCGCCTTTTCTGCACCACATTATTGCCTACTTACCTTGGCAGTACCAAGGCGCAGGTTTTGTACTTGCGTTTATGTTTATTGGCTTCCTAGCAGAACGCAGAAAGTATATTTAACAAAAAGGCGAAGCCGAAAGCTTCGCCTGATAATGTTTACATTTTTACGGCCAGCTATTAGTCTTCGTTTCTTATATAGCCAATATTAGAGAACGTTAGCAAGCTTTCAGTGATACCTTCACTTGCGTAGAATGCAGCCCAATCGCTAGAATCTTCAACATCTTCTCCGGTTTCCGGATCTTGTGCTTGCAAGTAGTTCCCAAATTTCAAATAAGACTCAGTGCTATCTTCAATTGTACGCGAGAAAGACTCACCAAACGCCCATACTGTAACGTAACCATGATCGTTAACCACCCTAAAATCGAAATCTTGGCCACTTATCATGGTGCCCAGCAATTGCTTGTCTTCGCCCGAACCATCTTCTCGTGCTAGCCTGACGAATACATCGAAAATACCGTTACTAGCAACACTGTCACTTTCGACACCGGCCGATGTTGGAGTGAAGCCGCTCTCACTGGTATCAGAAACGTACAACTTCATGATAGTGCCGGTATCGCTAGCATGGTGCTGGGCAACAATGGCTTTTGAACCATCCGACATTTCTACTTTTATATTGGCTTGAAAGTCCTCATAAACTGCAGTCATTGCCACACGTTTTTCTTCTTTGATTTTAAGCTCGTGACGCCAGCCATTACCATTGGGCGTAACATGCTGTTCACGAAGGGCATCAAATTCCATCGTGTCGCCAACACGTGGGTCGGCACCTTCCATATCCCAATCACTCATGTCGAAGTCGGTTGGAGTAGTTGTTGGATCAGTGGTGTCATCAATATCACCGCCGCAGCCATAAATGTTGGTTTCGACAATGCTATTCCAGGTATTCGCTGAATTCTCTAAACCGGTAATACGAACATAACGCGCATCGGAATCCGTCACGTCATGCGTTTCATAACCGGAACTTGAACCGTTTGACGCACCTGAAAGTAACACCGCGTTCCAGTTGCTGTTGTTAGTTGAAGTATGCACATTGAAAAACGAGCTACGTGTATTCCCTTTAAACCACTTTACCTGTAGTTCTTTTACCGTAGCCACTTCACCTAAATCGTAAGTAATAGTTTTGCCAGTGCCATTAGAAGACCAACGAGACTCATCAGTTAAGTCATTATCGATGGTGTTTAACGGCCCATGCCCATCGTTAGTGCCATTGTCGGTCGCGGTACTAATACTTAAGTTGTTATTTCCTGAACATGTTCCGTTATCAGTAGGCGTTGTTGAACCCGAACTTTCCAGAGTGAAATTATCAAACCGCCCTTCCCCGCCATAATAATTTGCATAGATTTTTACAGAGGTTGCAGAGCCTGAGTTAAAGCTTACCGATACTGGTTCAAAATCACTGCCGCCGCCGGTTCTATTAAACCGTGTACCGTTTACGTCGGCACCAATTTTACCCACACCTTTCACGTAGGCGCTTAGGGTGTAATCGGTGTTGGGCGTAACATCAACGTATTGTTCAACTTTACCGTTAGTACCAGAAATTTTGGCTGAACTGCTTCCTGCGTAGGCATTCCCGGAGACAGCGGAAGGATCGGTATCGGCCCAGCCATCGAACCCACTTTCAAACCCTGGGTTATCGATGGCGACTGATTCCCCATATACAAACGAGGTGCTTGCTAAGGTAAGCGCGGTGCCCACTACAAAAGAGAGCGATGTTTTACGTGTGCTGATGTTCATGCAATTTGTCCTGTAATTAACGGTTTTAGTAAACCAATTAAAATAAGCCCAGCGAGATTTGCTGCGACTAAAAACGAAATTCAATTTTCGATATAGCCTAGAAATAAAGATTACCAAATTGGTAATACCAAAGATCCAAACCATGTGTAAAATGATTAACCAAAAAAGCAATAAGATCAACACAAGTCATTAACAACAAAACTTACCAATAGGTAACCCAACAAGTTTACAATAAGCTTCAAGTAAAAAGATAAAAATAAAATTGATATATTTCAATAGCATGGCAAGTTGTTAGAATTTCAAAATCGAAAAACAAAAATGAGAATTATTTCTGAAATTGTTAACAGATAAGCTGCCTTTGCAAAGATCATAGCTTGAATAATAGATAAAAAGGCAGAACAACAACAACCAAATACATTACCAATAAGTGCAATATTGGTTAATGAAATTAATGTATGCGGTTTAAGCTGACTTTTTATGGGAGGGATTACTGGTAGTTAAACCTGCTGTTCGGAACTGCGCGGTTCAACTAAAGTGCTGGAATACTGTTTAGGTGGTATACCCATAATACGTTTGAATGTGGTTGAGAAATAGGATGGCCCAGCAAAGGCGACGCTTATAGCGGCCGAAATGACTGAAGCACCATCGGCTAAGCCCAAACAAATTTGGAACGCCCTACTTTGCTTGTAAACTCAAAAAAAATGTCGTTGCTGAAAAGGCAAAAGAGACAAAGGAAGTAAAATAAAATACTTTTTCATCAAATTGATTTCGTTTTGTATTTTGAATAACTAAATTTTGTATGCTTGAAGATGTTGCAATGAGAATGAAGAAAATTGAATAAATGAACGAAAGTACGATAACTATAAATTGGTTCAATTTCATCCAAAAAATAGTGGCATCAGCTTGACTGAGTAGAACCGATATTCCGAAGAACGCGCTCCACAAGACCATTAGTGAAAATAACACCGACTTTTTCAAACTTAAAATCGATTCTTTTATTAGCATACATTCCCCCTAGCCATTATTACTTGTTGATTGAAATCTATGTTTAGTCCTTTTTGGATATATAAAAAGAAGCATAGATAAAGGTCACAACCGTTGCTAATACAATCAATGTTGTTCTAAGCCAGTCTATTGGTATAAGTTTTACGATGGAAACTACCAATACCCATAGTACCATAGCCCCTAAAGCTTTAGGGTAATGTCTATATGCGTTTTTTCGATTCATGATGGGCCTTAAACTTATATAAATTAGAGAAAATGGGGCGTTATAAATTGGGGGGTCGTTTTCACTCAATGGTATACCTTCCTCAAAAGAACTATTCAATGAGTCTATTTCGCACGACCATGACTTGCCAACAAAAACCATCTAAGAAATTAAGATATAAAACAGCCAAATGCATTACCAATTAATGCAAAATTAGTTAAATAAATTAATGTATGCGCTTCAACCTCACTTTTCCTAGGAGGAATTGCTGGTGGTTAGATCTGCTTTTCGGCACTGTGAGGTTGTACTAATGTGCTGGAATACTGTTTAGGTGGTATACCCATAATACGTTTGAATGTGGTTGAGAAATAGGATGGCCCAGCAAAGCCTACGCTTATAGCAACCGAAATAACTGAGGCACCATCTGCTAGTAGCGCTTTGGATTTGTCGATTCTGAATCGCGAGAGAAACTCGCTGAAGTTGTAGTCGAATAGCTCTGAAAGTTTTCGATTTAAACTTCTGGGGCTTATTAGTAATAAATCAGCAGCTTTATCTCTAGTGAAATATTCATCTTGATAATTTTTTTCTAAAACAGAGATAAAGTTGAGGTAAAAAGCCATATCTTTTTCTGACGAAAGTTCTGGCAATAAAATACAGCTATCTTCGCTTTTATTCATGTCTGACGACGAGAGATTGTTTGATGGGGTACGCTTCAATGCTACAAGATGCCTGACTCTAAGTATTAATTCTTCATCTGCGATAGGCTTAGTAAGCAAACAGTCGACATTCGCCTGCAATGCCCTTTCTTTCGATTCATCATCTACTTTTGCCGTTAAAACGATAATAGGTAAATATTGTAAGGCATCAGTATCACGCAATTTTTCCACAAAGTTCAGCCCCCCCATAACCGGCATCATAAGATCGGTTATAACTAGGTTAACTTGGTGAATCTGTAGAATATCTAGAGCCTGCTTGCCGTCTCTAGCCACAAGGCATTTATAGGTTGAAGAGAATAATTTAAAAAGATGATTACGAAGTTGGCGGCTATCATCCACTAACAAGATAGCTGGCTTGTCTTCCCAGTTACTATCAATACTTTCATCTACGTTTTGACTATTTAAAAGCTGTATATCATCTATGGGGAAAGTCACAATAAACCTGGTACCTTTGCCCAGCGAACTGTCGACAGCTATTTCGCCCTGGTTCATAGCCACCAACTCTTTAACTAAAGACAAACCAATTCCCTCGCCTGCTGCTTCGGGAGATGGATCTATTCTTTTGTAACGTTTAAAAATTTCTTGATGGTTAGATTCGTCAATACCTTTCCCATTATCTTTCACACTCAGTGTTAGATTATCTTCATCAAAAACGGCAGAGAATTTAATTACTCCATTGTTTTCGGTAAATTTAACCGCGTTAGTAATGAGGTTACCAATAATCGACTCTAAGCTACCTTTTAAGAGTGAAATAGTGCCACTCCCTCGCGTATTCACATCGAGTACTTGGCGCTTTGTTTTCACTAATGAGTCTAAACTTGATGCTATAATTTTAATGTCATCTACAGAGTACAACCTAAAGTTTTCGAGCGTTGAAGTACCCAGTTTGTCTACCGTGTTCACTTGATCTAATAAGTTTTCCATTCTTTGAACATTGTGGACTAACGCCGAGATATTAAGCGTTTCTTCCTCTAATTCACTTTTCTTCGAATTACCTAACTCGCTCATAATGAGTTGCAGTGGCGTGCGAAGTTCGTGCGAGACATCGCTGAAAAGCCGAATTTTGTTTTGCGCTAATGCTTCTATTTTATTCTTATGCTCAGCACCGTACTTACCTAATACCTTCTGTACTAGCGAGGTATTTATAACCGCTAAAGCCAATAATTTTAGATAGCCTTTTCTGTACAAATATAAACAGAGAAACGTAAGAATGGCATACAGAACGTAGGCATAGCGACTTAAATAGAATGGCGGATTTATTTTGAAATGTAGGGAATTAATAGGGTTTTCAACATTACTATGGGGTGACTGTACCCTAGCTTGCAATTCAAAATTACCATAGCCAATATCAGAAATAGCCAAATTCATACTTGATGCGTTATGAGTTTGCCAATCTTCAATATACCCGAGTATTCTAAACTCTAGTTTATGTTTGTAGCTTTCAACGTAGCTATTGGATGCAACGCTGAAATTAAGTGTCTGATAGCCGCTACCGATAGTAAACGCAGAGTTAGAAAAAATAGGGTATGAGGAGTCTAGCTCACCCTTCTCATTGAGCCATTCGGCTTTGAGGAAAGAAATTTTTGGTGCAACGTTTGCCTCACTCAAACTTTTGATTATTACTTTCTCATTGATGCTATAAGCAAATCTATCTCCTTCGATAACGATAGTATCATTTAGTTCGTGAATTCCTCCGAAATCAAAGTCGACATCCCAAATACCATTCTCGCTATCTAGTTGATACAAGTTGTCGTCACTTGTATCATAAAGAAAGAGTCCAATATTTGTAGTAAACCAGAAATTTCCATTGCTACTTAAAAGCCCCGCTCGAACAAATCTAATATCGGGATTATCTAGTAATTTACTTTTTGAAATGTCACCAGTAGTGCTATCTATTTCACTGAGTCCACTGCCAGAGGAGCACACCAAATAAGTATCGTTGAATTCTATGATACAAGTGATTCTGCTCCAACCTGTCTCTGAGGGAGGCAACACCTTCCAATTAAACTTAGACAACTGAATATGTATGGAACTGTTCACGTCGTATCCCATTAGCTCGCCAGAAGACAAGACAATGGAGTTTTTGAGAAATGGGGGCGCATCAAATTCATCTAAAATTGAAGCTACATCAGCTAGATAATATTTCCATCCATCTTCCGTGTGGGCATATGCATAGTATTTATTATCACTTAACTTGATAATGTGATTGTAGGGGTTTGAGCAGAAATTTATTTCCCCTCTCTCTTTTAAATAAATTTCTTCAAATTTAATCTCGTAACTATCTAGGCATTTCGTGGCTTTGAAAGTGTGAGGAGTTAACGAGCCATTTTTAGTTTGCAACAAATAGCTATTACTAGCATCTTTTATAAATCCAACTCCCTCCCTTGTTGTACCTGCTGATCTAATATTTTTTTGGTAGAGGACTTCATTTAAACTCAGATAGTTAACTGCCTTTTGAGAATCTGACAACGCAATCAATCCCAACT
The nucleotide sequence above comes from Alteromonas naphthalenivorans. Encoded proteins:
- a CDS encoding nucleoside permease, giving the protein MITLRLSTMMFLQFFIWGGWFVTLGTYLASTLSASGSQMGMAFSTQSWGAIIAPFIVGLIADRFFNAERILGVLHLCGAVLMYMMYQAGDFTTFYPYVLGYMIAYMPTLALVNSVAFGQMTNPSKEFGKIRVWGTVGWIVAGLLISYVFSWDSTSAIADGMLRNTFMLCAIASLALGIFSFTLPATPPKAAGQKTGLRDVLGLDALALLKDKNFFIFFLSSVLICIPLAFYYQNANPFLTEIGVENATGKMTLGQVSEVLFMLALPVFLNKFGIKATLLIGMAAWVIRYALFAFGNADEGLFMLIVGIALHGICYDFFFVSGQIYTDAKAGDRIKSAAQGLITLATYGVGMLIGFAVAGKITDEYTTATSHSWQDIWLFPAGFAAVVLIIFLMLFKSEKVSTNA
- a CDS encoding sugar phosphate isomerase/epimerase family protein, whose product is MEQQANEAKPIKGPAVFLAQFMGKEAPFDTLENMAKWAASLGYKGIQVPTDPALFDLEKAAESQEYCDQIAATCRAADVEITELSTHLQGQLVAVHPAYDELFDNFAPAHLHGNPKARTEWAVNQLKCAAIASKRLGLNAHATFSGALMWHLVYPWPQRPAGLVEQGFAELAKRWLPILDAFDEAGVDVCYEIHPGEDLHDGATFEMFLAAVDNHPRANILFDPSHFVLQQLDYLDFIDRYHSRIKMFHVKDAEFNPNGRSGVYGGYQDWKDRPGRFRSLGDGQVDFKGIFSKLTQYGFSGWAVLEWECCLKDSAQGAAEGAPFIAEHIIQPTRYAFDDFAGGEVSETKNNRILGISE
- a CDS encoding Gfo/Idh/MocA family protein is translated as MQKIRLGMIGGGEGAFIGAVHRNAFGLDGQYDLVCGAFSRDPSNNESTADSLGVEHSRTYASWEDMLEKEAALPEQQRMQVVSIVTPNHLHVPISVAAIKAGFHVFCEKPAGVGLGEVKDLQDLLHSTDRLYGLAHTYLGYPMVWQARHMVQSGMLGNIRKVFVEYPQGWLSANEETHNKQAKWRTDPSLAGGSGCMGDIGTHAFGLAEFVLDDAITALCGQLYTHIEDRQLDDDGAALIKTKKGATGVLIASQVCAGEENALKIKVYGDKGGLEWHQMEPNSVVYRPIGQPYQVFRAGLGQPGLCDEAVNRCRIPGGHPEGYLEAMANLYNDFANAVRSESDQTSSKASGVPGINSGLRGMAFIDAMLASSESDTKWETVSPVGTE
- a CDS encoding LacI family DNA-binding transcriptional regulator → MANIRDVADSAGVSVATVSRALQQPERVSPKTRTKVMTAVDLVGYKPNLMAVKFRSGKTHNLVVLVPTVANVFFARVISGMQETAAELGYSILLANTLGNPDIESHYAKMVSTSQADGLIQLRALNPFDNSMINDNGLLPMVNACEVIDEGNYPTVSLDNRAAAKAMTEHLLGLGHTRIAMIKGPHSSPLTQDRLLGYKDALNDANIAFDDSLLFPGDFTLQAGYNAGVTIAQQADRPTAVFCENDETAIGAMQALKQAGLRIPEDISVAGFDDIAFSAFCDPPLTTIAQPAEEFGQTAVSLLIDVINGKIRKAPKVIMPFELIARGSTGPARIV
- a CDS encoding sugar phosphate isomerase/epimerase family protein is translated as MITTSTFTRRQFIRAAAIGAGCAAIPSVLAHSHTAKSLNGMASNSIGLQLYTLRDIMKVSVPATLKLVGAVGYNEVEFAGYFGHSAKEISTILEGEGLTAPSAHIQLDDFDNNLEQVLEDAQTVGHKYLVVPWLSEAQRGEGIAPYKALAEKLNTIGEACSKANITLAYHNHDFEFEVRDDEIPLDVLITETDPNLVSMELDLYWAVKAGKDPVDYFKQYPGRFKLWHVKDMATDGSFADVGTGVIDFETIFANGKLAGIEHKFVERDQTGDRIATIEQGYKAVSMLNSTL
- a CDS encoding DUF3392 family protein, whose amino-acid sequence is MNELFSALSRTLSPYYAEMSIMLMATILVVYGDIINSHIKRILAPYHFILRVSLFVVLCAFGYGALTLYGAPFLHHIIAYLPWQYQGAGFVLAFMFIGFLAERRKYI
- a CDS encoding polysaccharide lyase family 7 protein; protein product: MNISTRKTSLSFVVGTALTLASTSFVYGESVAIDNPGFESGFDGWADTDPSAVSGNAYAGSSSAKISGTNGKVEQYVDVTPNTDYTLSAYVKGVGKIGADVNGTRFNRTGGGSDFEPVSVSFNSGSATSVKIYANYYGGEGRFDNFTLESSGSTTPTDNGTCSGNNNLSISTATDNGTNDGHGPLNTIDNDLTDESRWSSNGTGKTITYDLGEVATVKELQVKWFKGNTRSSFFNVHTSTNNSNWNAVLLSGASNGSSSGYETHDVTDSDARYVRITGLENSANTWNSIVETNIYGCGGDIDDTTDPTTTPTDFDMSDWDMEGADPRVGDTMEFDALREQHVTPNGNGWRHELKIKEEKRVAMTAVYEDFQANIKVEMSDGSKAIVAQHHASDTGTIMKLYVSDTSESGFTPTSAGVESDSVASNGIFDVFVRLAREDGSGEDKQLLGTMISGQDFDFRVVNDHGYVTVWAFGESFSRTIEDSTESYLKFGNYLQAQDPETGEDVEDSSDWAAFYASEGITESLLTFSNIGYIRNED